One Vitis vinifera cultivar Pinot Noir 40024 chromosome 8, ASM3070453v1 genomic window carries:
- the LOC100253604 gene encoding multiple C2 domain and transmembrane region protein 14 gives MAETCSRKLVVEICNAKNLMPKDGQGTASAYVIVDFDGQRRRTKTKFRDLNPQWDETLEFLVQDPESMASEILEINVYNDKKTGKRTTFLGKVKIAGSTFAKAGSEDLVYYPLEKRSVFSQIKGEIGLKISYVDEDVPPEPEKAAAEEKKPDEAAVAPSEQKTDDAAAAPAATEEKAPEKEEEKKADESNKEAADQKPAEPPKDEKAEEAPAAAASPPAEVENPPVAHTEKAIQTKETTETEKRPDLGVSDLELRSLAGDRGRRAYDLVDRMPFLYVRVVKAKGANSEAESTVYAKLVIGTHSVRTKSKSDKDWDQVFAFDKEGLNCTSLEVSVWVEKKDGENCTETSIGAVSFDLQEVPKRVPPDSPLAPQWYTLEDSSENSPGNDIMLAVWIGTQADEAFQEAWQSDSGGLIPETRAKVYLSPKLWYLRLTVIQSQDLQLGSGPEAKAKGPELYVKAQLGAQVFKTARTSIGSSNPTWNEDLLFVAAEPFEQFLVMTVEDVTSGQPVGHAKVHVPSLDRRTDDTTESKSRWFNLVGDEKRPYAGRIHVRACLEGGYHVLDEAAHVTSDVRASAKQLAKPPIGLLEVGIRGATNLLPVKSKDGTRGTTDAYVVAKYGPKWVRTRTILDRFNPRWNEQYTWDVYDPCTVLTIGVFDNARYKQDEAGKPGRDIRMGKIRVRLSTLDTNRVYTNSYSLTVLLPGGSKRMGEIEIAVRFSCSSWLNLIQAYASPMLPRMHYVRPLGPAQQDILRHTAMRIVTARLARSEPALGQEVVQYMLDSDTHVWSMRRSKANWFRVLGWLSRAATLARWLDGIRTWVHPPTTILMHVFLVAVILCPHLVLPTVFMYAFFIIVLRFRYRRRVLLSMDTRLSYAEAISADELDEEFDSFPTIKSIDQVRQRYDRLRILAGRAQTLLGDMAAQGERLEALFNWRDPRATGLFVVFCLVASLVFYTVPFRAFVLGWGFYYLRHPRFRGDMPSVPFNFFRRLPSLSDQIL, from the coding sequence ATGGCGGAGACTTGCTCTCGAAAGCTGGTGGTGGAAATCTGTAATGCCAAGAACTTGATGCCTAAAGATGGACAGGGAACGGCCAGCGCCTACGTGATTGTGGATTTCGATGGCCAGAGGCGAAGAACAAAGACCAAATTCAGAGACCTCAACCCGCAATGGGACGAGACTCTGGAGTTTCTGGTTCAAGATCCTGAGTCTATGGCCTCTGAGATTCTGGAGATCAATGTTTACAATGACAAGAAGACCGGAAAACGCACTACTTTTCTTGGAAAAGTGAAGATCGCTGGTTCCACTTTTGCGAAAGCAGGATCTGAAGATTTGGTTTACTATCCATTGGAGAAGAGGAGTGTTTTTTCTCAGATTAAGGGCGAGATCGGGTTGAAGATTTCGTATGTCGATGAGGATGTTCCGCCTGAACCAGAGAAGGCTGCGGCGGAGGAGAAGAAGCCCGATGAGGCAGCGGTCGCACCGTCGGAGCAGAAAACCGATGATGCAGCCGCCGCGCCTGCGGCGACTGAGGAAAAGGCGCCGGAGaaggaagaggaaaagaaagcaGATGAGAGTAATAAGGAGGCTGCTGATCAGAAACCTGCGGAACCACCTAAAGATGAGAAAGCAGAGGAGGCTCCAGCAGCGGCGGCGTCACCCCCGGCGGAGGTTGAGAATCCTCCCGTGGCTCATACCGAGAAAGCGATACAGACAAAGGAAACAACGGAGACCGAGAAACGGCCGGATCTTGGAGTCAGTGACCTGGAACTGCGTTCTCTCGCCGGCGATCGCGGCCGGAGAGCGTACGATCTCGTGGATCGCATGCCTTTTCTGTATGTGCGTGTTGTTAAGGCTAAAGGAGCGAATTCCGAAGCTGAATCCACCGTCTACGCCAAGCTTGTGATCGGAACACACAGTGTGAGAACCAAGAGTAAAAGTGATAAGGACTGGGATCAGGTCTTTGCATTTGACAAAGAAGGCCTCAACTGCACGTCTCTGGAGGTTTCTGTATGGGTGGAGAAGAAGGATGGTGAAAACTGTACGGAGACTTCCATCGGCGCGGTGTCGTTTGACTTGCAGGAAGTGCCAAAGCGAGTTCCCCCGGACAGTCCTCTTGCTCCCCAGTGGTACACTCTAGAAGATTCATCGGAGAATTCGCCTGGAAATGACATCATGCTTGCCGTATGGATCGGAACTCAGGCGGACGAGGCTTTTCAGGAGGCATGGCAGTCGGATTCCGGCGGGTTGATACCAGAGACCCGAGCCAAGGTCTACCTCTCTCCGAAGCTGTGGTATCTGAGACTAACGGTCATCCAAAGCCAAGATTTGCAGCTAGGTTCGGGTCCCGAAGCTAAAGCCAAGGGTCCTGAGCTGTACGTAAAGGCTCAGCTCGGCGCACAAGTGTTTAAAACGGCTCGAACGTCAATCGGCTCCTCAAATCCAACTTGGAATGAGGACCTTCTTTTTGTGGCGGCTGAGCCGTTTGAGCAGTTTTTAGTAATGACTGTGGAAGATGTGACAAGTGGGCAGCCAGTGGGGCACGCCAAAGTACACGTGCCCAGCCTTGATAGGCGCACTGATGACACAACCGAATCCAAATCTAGATGGTTCAATCTAGTGGGCGATGAGAAGCGACCATACGCAGGGAGGATACACGTGAGAGCGTGCCTGGAGGGTGGGTATCACGTGCTAGATGAGGCCGCTCACGTGACCAGCGATGTTCGAGCCTCTGCCAAACAACTCGCCAAACCACCAATAGGATTGCTGGAAGTTGGGATTCGCGGAGCCACCAATCTGCTGCCAGTAAAGTCAAAGGACGGTACGCGCGGCACCACCGATGCATACGTGGTGGCCAAATATGGCCCCAAGTGGGTCCGAACACGAACAATCCTCGATCGTTTTAATCCACGCTGGAACGAGCAGTACACGTGGGATGTTTATGACCCATGTACGGTACTTACGATAGGCGTCTTCGACAATGCGAGATACAAGCAAGATGAAGCGGGAAAGCCCGGAAGAGATATAAGGATGGGGAAGATACGCGTACGGCTCTCGACGCTCGATACGAATCGCGTGTACACAAATTCGTACTCCCTGACGGTGCTGCTTCCAGGTGGTTCCAAGAGAATGGGGGAGATCGAAATTGCTGTTAGATTCTCATGCTCGTCGTGGCTCAATCTCATCCAGGCGTACGCTAGCCCCATGCTCCCTAGAATGCACTACGTGCGCCCGTTGGGCCCGGCTCAGCAGGATATCCTGCGCCACACCGCAATGAGGATCGTCACGGCTCGCCTCGCCCGGTCCGAACCGGCATTGGGTCAGGAGGTGGTTCAGTACATGCTGGACAGTGACACGCACGTGTGGAGCATGCGGCGGAGCAAGGCGAACTGGTTCCGTGTCCTGGGGTGGCTGTCGAGAGCGGCGACGCTGGCGCGGTGGCTCGATGGAATCCGCACGTGGGTCCATCCACCCACCACTATTTTAATGCACGTGTTCCTGGTGGCTGTCATCCTCTGTCCTCACCTTGTTCTCCCAACTGTATTCATGTACGCTTTCTTCATCATCGTATTGAGATTTCGGTACCGCCGGAGAGTCCTACTCAGCATGGACACACGGCTCTCGTACGCTGAGGCGATCAGCGCCGACGAACTCGACGAAGAGTTCGACAGTTTCCCAACAATAAAGTCTATAGATCAAGTCCGACAAAGATACGATCGGCTGCGGATCTTAGCGGGTCGAGCGCAGACGCTGCTGGGTGACATGGCGGCACAAGGTGAGAGGTTAGAGGCGTTGTTCAACTGGAGGGACCCAAGAGCAACAGGACTGTTTGTGGTGTTTTGTTTAGTGGCATCGTTGGTGTTCTATACGGTGCCGTTTAGGGCATTTGTGCTGGGTTGGGGCTTCTATTATCTGCGCCACCCAAGGTTCCGTGGTGATATGCCGTCGGTGCCGTTCAACTTTTTCCGGCGACTCCCGTCGCTGTCCGACCAGATTCTCTAG
- the LOC100243264 gene encoding double-stranded RNA-binding protein 1 isoform X4: protein MNKTRLQELCHRKRWNPPEYSTRKDGPPHNPTFIATVSVGGLSFSTDHPARSSKEAQSNAAGLAIQYLTDPKPPPLADSSSVITDVKNIPATKGTSQPEIQATSQSHQAHEAFLVTRDDKKLDSSSASNIVNNVPATKGTLQVQIQETCQTPEGMQHLYKTQLQTYAQKRNLPLPMYSFESIGPSHNCRFKSKVTIEEQTYESPDFFPTLKDAEHAAAKLALMSLSPAGFQEDDYGVYKNLLQEMARKEGYQLPVYSTEKSGVSHMPTFLSTVEIEGETFVGQKAKTKKLAEMNAAKAAYTHLKERGSGQKLKSPSKAVEFPSSGSPSSGVTDLPQKVIPQSTLMLLNQSTIFAEQDEDREVQIVSSPQDDNSSPPTLSENYIDLVPPEGNEDSACDKVIVFPSTSKISKPLPAKAIRRPVGEEWDSVKFSLEAKQ from the exons ATGAACAAGACAAGACTTCAAGAGCTGTGCCACAGAAAGCGGTGGAATCCACCGGAGTACTCGACCAGAAAGGACGGGCCACCGCACAACCCCACCTTCATTGCCACTGTTAGCGTTGGCGGCCTCAGCTTTTCTACCGACCATCCCGCCCGCTCCTCCAAAGAGGCTCAGAGCAATGCCGCTGGCCTCGCCATCCAGTACTTAACTGATCCCAAACCCCCACCACTTGCTG ATTCTTCGAGTGTGATCACTGATGTAAAGAACATACCTGCCACCAAAGGGACATCACAACCTGAGATACAAGCAACATCTCAATCTCATCAGGCTCATGAAGCATTCTTGGTTACTAGAGATGATAAGAAATTAG ATTCTTCAAGTGCAAGCAATATTGTCAATAATGTACCTGCCACCAAAGGGACATTGCAGGTGCAGATACAAGAAACATGTCAAACTCCTGAAG GTATGCAACATTTGTACAAGACCCAACTGCAAACTTATGCTCAAAAAAGAAATCTCCCTCTACCAATGTATTCTTTTGAAAGCATTGGCCCCTCTCATAACTGTCGCTTCAAGTCTAAGGTTACAATTGAGGAACAAACCTATGAGAGTCCAGATTTTTTCCCCACATTAAAAGATGCTGAACATGCAGCTGCAAAATTAGCTTTGATGTCATTATCTCCAGCTGGATTTCAGGAG GATGATTATGGTGTCTACAAAAATCTCTTGCAAGAAATGGCTCGAAAAGAAGGTTATCAGTTACCAGTTTATAGTACGGAAAAATCTGGTGTATCCCATATGCCAACATTTCTTTCAACTGTGGAAATAGAAGGAGAAACTTTTGTAGgtcaaaaagcaaaaaccaAGAAGCTGGCAGAGATGAATGCAGCGAAGGCTGCTTACACCCATCTTAAAGAGC GTGGATCAGGTCAGAAGCTCAAGTCTCCTTCGAAAGCAGTTGAGTTCCCATCTTCCGGCTCTCCATCAAGTGGTGTCACTGATTTGCCACAGAAAGTCATACCCCAATCCACTCTGATGTTATTAAACCAGAGTACAATTTTTGCTGAACAAGATGAGGATAGAG AAGTACAAATTGTGTCTTCGCCTCAAGACGATAATTCATCCCCTCCTACACTTTCTGAGAACTACATTGATTTGGTGCCACCAGAAGGGAATGAAGATTCAGCCTGCGATAAGGTAATTGTTTTTCCAAGCACATCAAAGATATCAAAACCTCTTCCTGCTAAAGCCATCCGAAGGCCTGTAGGCGAAGAGTGGGATTCTGTCAAGTTCAGTTTAGAAGCGAAACAGTAG
- the LOC100243264 gene encoding double-stranded RNA-binding protein 3 isoform X1 — MYTEAYEREMNKTRLQELCHRKRWNPPEYSTRKDGPPHNPTFIATVSVGGLSFSTDHPARSSKEAQSNAAGLAIQYLTDPKPPPLADSSSVITDVKNIPATKGTSQPEIQATSQSHQAHEAFLVTRDDKKLDSSSASNIVNNVPATKGTLQVQIQETCQTPEGMQHLYKTQLQTYAQKRNLPLPMYSFESIGPSHNCRFKSKVTIEEQTYESPDFFPTLKDAEHAAAKLALMSLSPAGFQEDDYGVYKNLLQEMARKEGYQLPVYSTEKSGVSHMPTFLSTVEIEGETFVGQKAKTKKLAEMNAAKAAYTHLKERRSNLNHKSLSPSGQELRGVESSSFNSESSGTADLQQNIISKLTLVLKPSAAEQTLDRGGSGQKLKSPSKAVEFPSSGSPSSGVTDLPQKVIPQSTLMLLNQSTIFAEQDEDREVQIVSSPQDDNSSPPTLSENYIDLVPPEGNEDSACDKVIVFPSTSKISKPLPAKAIRRPVGEEWDSVKFSLEAKQ, encoded by the exons ATGTATACAGAGGCATATGAAAGAGAAATGAACAAGACAAGACTTCAAGAGCTGTGCCACAGAAAGCGGTGGAATCCACCGGAGTACTCGACCAGAAAGGACGGGCCACCGCACAACCCCACCTTCATTGCCACTGTTAGCGTTGGCGGCCTCAGCTTTTCTACCGACCATCCCGCCCGCTCCTCCAAAGAGGCTCAGAGCAATGCCGCTGGCCTCGCCATCCAGTACTTAACTGATCCCAAACCCCCACCACTTGCTG ATTCTTCGAGTGTGATCACTGATGTAAAGAACATACCTGCCACCAAAGGGACATCACAACCTGAGATACAAGCAACATCTCAATCTCATCAGGCTCATGAAGCATTCTTGGTTACTAGAGATGATAAGAAATTAG ATTCTTCAAGTGCAAGCAATATTGTCAATAATGTACCTGCCACCAAAGGGACATTGCAGGTGCAGATACAAGAAACATGTCAAACTCCTGAAG GTATGCAACATTTGTACAAGACCCAACTGCAAACTTATGCTCAAAAAAGAAATCTCCCTCTACCAATGTATTCTTTTGAAAGCATTGGCCCCTCTCATAACTGTCGCTTCAAGTCTAAGGTTACAATTGAGGAACAAACCTATGAGAGTCCAGATTTTTTCCCCACATTAAAAGATGCTGAACATGCAGCTGCAAAATTAGCTTTGATGTCATTATCTCCAGCTGGATTTCAGGAG GATGATTATGGTGTCTACAAAAATCTCTTGCAAGAAATGGCTCGAAAAGAAGGTTATCAGTTACCAGTTTATAGTACGGAAAAATCTGGTGTATCCCATATGCCAACATTTCTTTCAACTGTGGAAATAGAAGGAGAAACTTTTGTAGgtcaaaaagcaaaaaccaAGAAGCTGGCAGAGATGAATGCAGCGAAGGCTGCTTACACCCATCTTAAAGAGC gTAGATCAAATTTGAACCATAAATCTCTTTCCCCTTCTGGCCAAGAATTGAGAGGTGTTGAGTCCTCATCTTTCAACTCGGAATCAAGTGGAACGGCTGATTTGCAACAGAACATTATATCAAAGCTTACTCTAGTTTTAAAACCGAGTGCAGCTGAACAAACTTTGGATAGAG GTGGATCAGGTCAGAAGCTCAAGTCTCCTTCGAAAGCAGTTGAGTTCCCATCTTCCGGCTCTCCATCAAGTGGTGTCACTGATTTGCCACAGAAAGTCATACCCCAATCCACTCTGATGTTATTAAACCAGAGTACAATTTTTGCTGAACAAGATGAGGATAGAG AAGTACAAATTGTGTCTTCGCCTCAAGACGATAATTCATCCCCTCCTACACTTTCTGAGAACTACATTGATTTGGTGCCACCAGAAGGGAATGAAGATTCAGCCTGCGATAAGGTAATTGTTTTTCCAAGCACATCAAAGATATCAAAACCTCTTCCTGCTAAAGCCATCCGAAGGCCTGTAGGCGAAGAGTGGGATTCTGTCAAGTTCAGTTTAGAAGCGAAACAGTAG
- the LOC100243264 gene encoding double-stranded RNA-binding protein 3 isoform X2, which yields MNKTRLQELCHRKRWNPPEYSTRKDGPPHNPTFIATVSVGGLSFSTDHPARSSKEAQSNAAGLAIQYLTDPKPPPLADSSSVITDVKNIPATKGTSQPEIQATSQSHQAHEAFLVTRDDKKLDSSSASNIVNNVPATKGTLQVQIQETCQTPEGMQHLYKTQLQTYAQKRNLPLPMYSFESIGPSHNCRFKSKVTIEEQTYESPDFFPTLKDAEHAAAKLALMSLSPAGFQEDDYGVYKNLLQEMARKEGYQLPVYSTEKSGVSHMPTFLSTVEIEGETFVGQKAKTKKLAEMNAAKAAYTHLKERRSNLNHKSLSPSGQELRGVESSSFNSESSGTADLQQNIISKLTLVLKPSAAEQTLDRGGSGQKLKSPSKAVEFPSSGSPSSGVTDLPQKVIPQSTLMLLNQSTIFAEQDEDREVQIVSSPQDDNSSPPTLSENYIDLVPPEGNEDSACDKVIVFPSTSKISKPLPAKAIRRPVGEEWDSVKFSLEAKQ from the exons ATGAACAAGACAAGACTTCAAGAGCTGTGCCACAGAAAGCGGTGGAATCCACCGGAGTACTCGACCAGAAAGGACGGGCCACCGCACAACCCCACCTTCATTGCCACTGTTAGCGTTGGCGGCCTCAGCTTTTCTACCGACCATCCCGCCCGCTCCTCCAAAGAGGCTCAGAGCAATGCCGCTGGCCTCGCCATCCAGTACTTAACTGATCCCAAACCCCCACCACTTGCTG ATTCTTCGAGTGTGATCACTGATGTAAAGAACATACCTGCCACCAAAGGGACATCACAACCTGAGATACAAGCAACATCTCAATCTCATCAGGCTCATGAAGCATTCTTGGTTACTAGAGATGATAAGAAATTAG ATTCTTCAAGTGCAAGCAATATTGTCAATAATGTACCTGCCACCAAAGGGACATTGCAGGTGCAGATACAAGAAACATGTCAAACTCCTGAAG GTATGCAACATTTGTACAAGACCCAACTGCAAACTTATGCTCAAAAAAGAAATCTCCCTCTACCAATGTATTCTTTTGAAAGCATTGGCCCCTCTCATAACTGTCGCTTCAAGTCTAAGGTTACAATTGAGGAACAAACCTATGAGAGTCCAGATTTTTTCCCCACATTAAAAGATGCTGAACATGCAGCTGCAAAATTAGCTTTGATGTCATTATCTCCAGCTGGATTTCAGGAG GATGATTATGGTGTCTACAAAAATCTCTTGCAAGAAATGGCTCGAAAAGAAGGTTATCAGTTACCAGTTTATAGTACGGAAAAATCTGGTGTATCCCATATGCCAACATTTCTTTCAACTGTGGAAATAGAAGGAGAAACTTTTGTAGgtcaaaaagcaaaaaccaAGAAGCTGGCAGAGATGAATGCAGCGAAGGCTGCTTACACCCATCTTAAAGAGC gTAGATCAAATTTGAACCATAAATCTCTTTCCCCTTCTGGCCAAGAATTGAGAGGTGTTGAGTCCTCATCTTTCAACTCGGAATCAAGTGGAACGGCTGATTTGCAACAGAACATTATATCAAAGCTTACTCTAGTTTTAAAACCGAGTGCAGCTGAACAAACTTTGGATAGAG GTGGATCAGGTCAGAAGCTCAAGTCTCCTTCGAAAGCAGTTGAGTTCCCATCTTCCGGCTCTCCATCAAGTGGTGTCACTGATTTGCCACAGAAAGTCATACCCCAATCCACTCTGATGTTATTAAACCAGAGTACAATTTTTGCTGAACAAGATGAGGATAGAG AAGTACAAATTGTGTCTTCGCCTCAAGACGATAATTCATCCCCTCCTACACTTTCTGAGAACTACATTGATTTGGTGCCACCAGAAGGGAATGAAGATTCAGCCTGCGATAAGGTAATTGTTTTTCCAAGCACATCAAAGATATCAAAACCTCTTCCTGCTAAAGCCATCCGAAGGCCTGTAGGCGAAGAGTGGGATTCTGTCAAGTTCAGTTTAGAAGCGAAACAGTAG
- the LOC100243264 gene encoding double-stranded RNA-binding protein 1 isoform X3 produces MYTEAYEREMNKTRLQELCHRKRWNPPEYSTRKDGPPHNPTFIATVSVGGLSFSTDHPARSSKEAQSNAAGLAIQYLTDPKPPPLADSSSVITDVKNIPATKGTSQPEIQATSQSHQAHEAFLVTRDDKKLDSSSASNIVNNVPATKGTLQVQIQETCQTPEGMQHLYKTQLQTYAQKRNLPLPMYSFESIGPSHNCRFKSKVTIEEQTYESPDFFPTLKDAEHAAAKLALMSLSPAGFQEDDYGVYKNLLQEMARKEGYQLPVYSTEKSGVSHMPTFLSTVEIEGETFVGQKAKTKKLAEMNAAKAAYTHLKERGSGQKLKSPSKAVEFPSSGSPSSGVTDLPQKVIPQSTLMLLNQSTIFAEQDEDREVQIVSSPQDDNSSPPTLSENYIDLVPPEGNEDSACDKVIVFPSTSKISKPLPAKAIRRPVGEEWDSVKFSLEAKQ; encoded by the exons ATGTATACAGAGGCATATGAAAGAGAAATGAACAAGACAAGACTTCAAGAGCTGTGCCACAGAAAGCGGTGGAATCCACCGGAGTACTCGACCAGAAAGGACGGGCCACCGCACAACCCCACCTTCATTGCCACTGTTAGCGTTGGCGGCCTCAGCTTTTCTACCGACCATCCCGCCCGCTCCTCCAAAGAGGCTCAGAGCAATGCCGCTGGCCTCGCCATCCAGTACTTAACTGATCCCAAACCCCCACCACTTGCTG ATTCTTCGAGTGTGATCACTGATGTAAAGAACATACCTGCCACCAAAGGGACATCACAACCTGAGATACAAGCAACATCTCAATCTCATCAGGCTCATGAAGCATTCTTGGTTACTAGAGATGATAAGAAATTAG ATTCTTCAAGTGCAAGCAATATTGTCAATAATGTACCTGCCACCAAAGGGACATTGCAGGTGCAGATACAAGAAACATGTCAAACTCCTGAAG GTATGCAACATTTGTACAAGACCCAACTGCAAACTTATGCTCAAAAAAGAAATCTCCCTCTACCAATGTATTCTTTTGAAAGCATTGGCCCCTCTCATAACTGTCGCTTCAAGTCTAAGGTTACAATTGAGGAACAAACCTATGAGAGTCCAGATTTTTTCCCCACATTAAAAGATGCTGAACATGCAGCTGCAAAATTAGCTTTGATGTCATTATCTCCAGCTGGATTTCAGGAG GATGATTATGGTGTCTACAAAAATCTCTTGCAAGAAATGGCTCGAAAAGAAGGTTATCAGTTACCAGTTTATAGTACGGAAAAATCTGGTGTATCCCATATGCCAACATTTCTTTCAACTGTGGAAATAGAAGGAGAAACTTTTGTAGgtcaaaaagcaaaaaccaAGAAGCTGGCAGAGATGAATGCAGCGAAGGCTGCTTACACCCATCTTAAAGAGC GTGGATCAGGTCAGAAGCTCAAGTCTCCTTCGAAAGCAGTTGAGTTCCCATCTTCCGGCTCTCCATCAAGTGGTGTCACTGATTTGCCACAGAAAGTCATACCCCAATCCACTCTGATGTTATTAAACCAGAGTACAATTTTTGCTGAACAAGATGAGGATAGAG AAGTACAAATTGTGTCTTCGCCTCAAGACGATAATTCATCCCCTCCTACACTTTCTGAGAACTACATTGATTTGGTGCCACCAGAAGGGAATGAAGATTCAGCCTGCGATAAGGTAATTGTTTTTCCAAGCACATCAAAGATATCAAAACCTCTTCCTGCTAAAGCCATCCGAAGGCCTGTAGGCGAAGAGTGGGATTCTGTCAAGTTCAGTTTAGAAGCGAAACAGTAG